In Planktothrix tepida PCC 9214, a genomic segment contains:
- a CDS encoding YceD family protein codes for MDSIYIPHLLRTQNRSLEFEFQEFFPDLETLTPVRGRMRVSHKTTYLEVVVQAETIVTLTCDRCLKQYNHRLKVDTSELIWLDVSADQLDTATGEVEILLDEPVESLHPQGDFLAGDWLYQQLCLALPLRQLCDGPCEPPKPAAIEPQTLVDGRWAALQALKQNLPS; via the coding sequence TTTACTGAGAACACAAAACCGATCTTTAGAATTCGAGTTTCAAGAGTTTTTTCCAGACCTAGAAACCTTAACTCCGGTTCGGGGTCGGATGCGAGTGAGCCACAAAACCACTTATCTTGAAGTTGTGGTACAAGCTGAAACCATTGTCACTCTCACCTGTGACCGATGTTTAAAACAATATAATCATCGGTTAAAAGTAGATACGTCCGAATTGATTTGGTTGGATGTTTCGGCTGATCAACTGGATACTGCAACGGGTGAAGTGGAAATTTTGCTGGATGAACCAGTAGAAAGTTTACACCCCCAAGGTGATTTTTTAGCTGGGGATTGGCTGTATCAGCAATTATGCTTGGCTCTGCCTCTAAGACAACTCTGTGATGGCCCCTGTGAACCTCCAAAACCGGCTGCAATCGAACCCCAGACCCTTGTTGACGGGCGCTGGGCTGCGTTACAAGCTTTGAAGCAAAATCTACCAAGTTGA
- a CDS encoding AAA family ATPase codes for MSKFNEELKLLLRSRYAIIYIPTLEEERVETAIKQAAKEQGNRAVYVWDFVDGYQEGNPNDLGAGKRNPLQALEFIEKLPEAMPAIFVLRDFHRFLEDISVSRKLRNLARNLKSQPKNLIIISPQVSIPSDLSEVLTVLEFPLPNKTEIKTEVERLLMATGHPIEPRLLDEMVRSFQGLSLERIRRILAKAIATHGELQADDLELILEEKRQTIRQTQILDFYAAQENISDIGGLDNLKDWLLRRGGAFSERARQYGLPYPRGLLLVGIQGTGKSLTAKAIAHHWHLPLLRLDVGRLFAGLVGESESRTRQMIQLAEALAPCVLWIDEIDKAFSGVDGKGDSGTTNRVFGTFITWLAEKTSPVFVVATANNIQSLPAELLRKGRFDEIFFVGLPYQEERKAIFEVHLSKLRPQSIKNYDIERLAYETPDFSGAEIEQTLIEAMHIGFSQNRDFTTDDILEAASQIVPLARTAKEQIQFLQDWAAAGKARLASRQSSLNRRLSS; via the coding sequence ATGAGCAAATTCAATGAAGAATTGAAGCTACTATTGCGATCGCGCTACGCGATTATTTATATCCCGACTTTAGAAGAAGAACGAGTTGAAACTGCGATTAAACAAGCCGCCAAAGAACAAGGAAATCGTGCGGTTTATGTTTGGGATTTTGTTGATGGATATCAAGAGGGAAATCCTAATGATTTAGGGGCTGGAAAGCGTAATCCTTTACAAGCGTTAGAATTTATAGAAAAATTACCGGAAGCAATGCCAGCAATTTTTGTTTTAAGAGACTTTCATCGATTTTTAGAGGATATTTCGGTTTCTCGGAAATTAAGAAATTTAGCGCGAAATTTGAAATCTCAACCTAAAAATTTAATCATTATTTCCCCTCAAGTTTCAATTCCATCTGATCTCAGTGAAGTTTTAACGGTATTAGAATTTCCCTTACCCAATAAAACTGAGATCAAAACAGAAGTTGAACGATTATTAATGGCAACGGGACATCCGATAGAGCCTCGGTTACTCGATGAAATGGTACGTTCTTTTCAAGGATTGTCTTTAGAAAGAATTCGGCGAATTTTAGCCAAAGCGATCGCCACCCATGGAGAATTACAAGCAGATGATCTGGAATTAATCTTAGAAGAAAAACGCCAAACGATTCGCCAAACTCAAATTTTAGACTTCTATGCAGCCCAAGAAAATATTTCCGATATTGGAGGGTTAGATAATTTAAAAGATTGGTTATTAAGGCGGGGAGGAGCATTTTCTGAACGGGCAAGACAATATGGTTTACCTTATCCCAGAGGATTATTATTAGTCGGAATTCAAGGAACCGGAAAGTCCTTAACTGCAAAAGCGATCGCCCATCATTGGCATTTACCGTTATTAAGATTAGATGTAGGGCGTTTATTTGCAGGGTTAGTGGGAGAATCAGAATCTCGTACCCGACAAATGATTCAATTAGCAGAAGCGTTAGCACCTTGTGTGCTGTGGATTGATGAAATTGATAAAGCCTTTTCAGGAGTAGATGGAAAGGGAGATTCAGGAACAACGAATCGGGTATTTGGTACATTTATTACATGGTTAGCCGAAAAAACCTCTCCCGTTTTTGTAGTTGCAACTGCCAATAATATTCAATCTTTGCCTGCGGAACTGTTAAGAAAAGGGCGATTTGATGAGATTTTCTTTGTGGGATTACCCTATCAAGAGGAACGAAAAGCAATTTTTGAAGTGCATCTATCTAAACTCCGACCTCAGAGTATTAAAAATTATGATATTGAACGGTTAGCTTATGAAACTCCTGATTTTTCGGGGGCGGAAATTGAACAAACTTTAATTGAAGCCATGCACATTGGCTTTAGTCAAAACCGAGATTTCACAACCGATGATATCTTAGAAGCCGCGAGTCAAATTGTTCCCTTAGCCCGAACTGCGAAAGAACAAATTCAGTTTCTTCAAGATTGGGCGGCGGCGGGAAAAGCGCGTTTAGCGTCTCGACAGAGTAGTTTAAATCGTCGTTTGTCCAGTTGA
- a CDS encoding SH3 domain-containing protein, with translation MNLYGVFKFIVGFFLAILILAGATVATALYFAARLAELPERPTFPNDNPKAKVASKATTPQPQATPTPTPTPAEEKLEPGAYRAIVTQPIGLILRDSPSTDANRIGGIAYNEKVVVLGESEDKGWQKVRVSQDSDRTGWVKGGNTEKIESEN, from the coding sequence ATGAATCTTTATGGTGTTTTTAAATTTATCGTTGGCTTTTTTCTGGCTATTTTAATTTTAGCGGGTGCAACGGTAGCAACAGCTTTATATTTTGCAGCGCGTTTAGCAGAACTTCCAGAACGTCCCACCTTTCCCAATGATAACCCCAAGGCAAAGGTCGCTTCAAAAGCAACAACTCCTCAACCTCAAGCTACTCCCACACCCACCCCAACCCCAGCAGAAGAAAAGCTGGAACCCGGTGCTTATCGAGCAATTGTGACACAGCCCATTGGTTTAATTTTACGCGATAGTCCTAGTACAGACGCGAACCGAATTGGGGGAATTGCTTATAACGAAAAAGTGGTGGTGTTAGGAGAAAGTGAGGATAAAGGATGGCAAAAAGTTCGGGTTTCTCAGGATAGCGATCGCACCGGATGGGTTAAGGGAGGAAATACAGAAAAAATTGAATCAGAAAACTAA
- a CDS encoding Uma2 family endonuclease, protein MTTILPPEPLTTTLPDHTQLPDSDGTFVKNFQEHPQSILLTDSINPILQNIHPDGYYCIGQDSGIYWRITDPPQRGAEAPDWFYVPNVLPSLNGQMRRSYVLWQEYVAPLIIVEFVSGDGSEERDKTSLWTAEPQGKKPGKFWIYEQVIRPAFYGIYEVEKASIEVYHLIENRFELLPQNERGHYLIPSLNVELGIWQGEYQNVELPWLRWWDSEGNLLLTGNERAEIERQRAETERQRAETERQRAERLAEQLRALGITPED, encoded by the coding sequence ATGACAACAATACTCCCCCCCGAACCACTCACAACAACCTTACCTGACCACACCCAACTCCCTGACTCAGACGGAACCTTTGTGAAAAACTTTCAAGAACATCCTCAAAGTATTTTACTCACAGACTCAATTAACCCGATTCTGCAAAATATTCATCCCGACGGATACTATTGTATTGGTCAAGATAGTGGGATTTATTGGCGAATTACAGACCCACCTCAACGGGGAGCAGAAGCACCAGATTGGTTTTATGTTCCTAATGTTCTCCCCAGTTTAAACGGTCAAATGCGACGTTCCTATGTGCTTTGGCAAGAATATGTTGCCCCTTTAATTATTGTAGAATTTGTCTCTGGGGATGGTTCAGAAGAACGGGATAAAACATCCTTATGGACAGCAGAACCGCAAGGCAAAAAACCGGGTAAATTTTGGATTTATGAGCAAGTCATTCGTCCAGCATTTTACGGAATTTATGAAGTTGAAAAAGCTAGTATTGAAGTCTATCATTTGATAGAAAATCGCTTTGAACTTCTGCCCCAAAATGAACGCGGACATTATTTGATCCCGTCCCTAAATGTTGAATTAGGAATTTGGCAAGGTGAATATCAAAATGTAGAATTACCTTGGTTGCGCTGGTGGGATAGTGAAGGAAATTTGTTATTAACCGGGAATGAACGAGCGGAAATTGAACGTCAACGAGCGGAAACTGAACGTCAACGGGCGGAAACTGAACGCCAACGAGCGGAACGGTTAGCAGAACAATTACGAGCATTAGGAATTACACCCGAAGACTAA
- a CDS encoding Eco57I restriction-modification methylase domain-containing protein, which translates to MQITKTLFQNKILNNAIRNFTFPDDLLDRHEILQRWINTLKAGTLEKVKETSLQGDFLKDIFQDILGYRSVISGEGKTWEIHAEQMISDGGGFADGALGLFTASEGKAGKVKLQGKIIAPIELKSAKGDLDRPAPGRKLSAVEQGWQYANYTENCRWVIVSNYRELRLYQLTKTPAYFECFLLSELAEIANFKKFYYLLCRTNFLPKTGQQQSIIDRLLADSDTAQQEITEQLYQDYYNVRINLVNHFCFTGLKNIPNRDNILIEKAQKTLDRILFLAFCQDRGLLPKNTLNNAHDHKDPYNPRPIWDNYKSVFSWVDKGNEDPPIPGYNGGLFEHDPLLDEQLTVPDPLCTQLKNLTKYDFETEVSVDILGHIFEQSITDLEALKAKTQNQDFNQKSGKRKTQGIFYTPAFITQYIVQVALGGYLKQKEDELRDRFQLNTTTKITKKQQKQAEIEFWQTYRDQVLKQTKVCDPACGSGAFLIAAFDYLFQDYQRVNQALSSLVTTSEPELERLDTMILTQNLYGVDLSAESVEITKLSLWLKTAEPGKSLTDLDHNIKQGNSIIADADFTEKPFNWETEFPEVFAQGGFDVVIGNPPYVRQELLSSIKPYLKDHYQSYNGVADLYAYFYEKGLNILKPAGKLSYIVTNKWLKAGYGEPLRRFFIENSIFEQIIDFGHAPIFEDADTFPCIISVYKSYPSQELATKTEVKLCSVPREKLTNINLTQYVHNEGYDVAWSRFTAEYWSLERPDVEELMKKIQRVGIPLKDFAGVKPLYGIKTGLNEAFLIDDETKNKIVQADPKSAEIIKPYLRGQDIKRWSPEWQNLWMIYTNSEVDINSYPSVKQHLSQYKDKLEKRASKQIWWQIEASPTYYQNFLDPKLIIQRIAFYPRIAFDDQSLFINDSALIIPSDNYWILGCLNSPANWYLSFRCLPHKKDEALAMDIPYVQNFPIAPLTNIMSVEYDCIVQRLIEITKINQTANDDVLTWLQIQYKVKKISRKLENFADLSFEELIEEVIKQLPKSKSSDPLGVKGLKSIREAYQEYVPAIQSRKQEALTLEKRLSDLVNQAYQLTPEEIELMWKTAPPRMPFYPHS; encoded by the coding sequence ATGCAAATTACTAAAACCTTATTTCAAAATAAAATTCTCAATAATGCAATCCGAAATTTTACTTTTCCTGATGATTTGCTAGACCGCCATGAAATTCTTCAACGTTGGATTAATACCCTAAAAGCAGGAACACTCGAAAAAGTTAAAGAAACATCTTTACAGGGGGATTTTTTAAAAGATATTTTTCAGGATATTTTAGGATATCGGTCTGTGATTTCAGGAGAAGGGAAAACCTGGGAAATTCATGCGGAACAAATGATTTCTGATGGAGGTGGGTTTGCTGATGGTGCATTAGGATTATTTACTGCAAGTGAAGGGAAAGCAGGAAAGGTTAAACTTCAGGGTAAAATTATTGCACCCATTGAATTAAAAAGTGCTAAAGGCGATTTAGATCGACCTGCACCCGGACGCAAACTCTCTGCGGTTGAACAAGGTTGGCAATATGCGAATTATACAGAAAATTGTCGTTGGGTGATTGTCTCTAATTATCGAGAATTACGTCTTTATCAACTCACGAAGACACCCGCTTATTTTGAATGTTTTTTATTAAGTGAATTAGCAGAAATCGCTAATTTCAAAAAGTTTTATTACTTACTCTGTCGCACTAACTTTTTACCCAAAACCGGACAACAACAATCGATTATCGATCGGTTATTGGCAGATTCCGATACCGCACAACAAGAAATTACAGAACAACTTTATCAAGATTATTATAATGTTAGAATTAATCTTGTTAATCATTTTTGCTTTACTGGTCTTAAAAATATCCCAAATCGAGATAATATTTTAATTGAAAAAGCTCAAAAAACCTTAGATAGAATCTTATTTTTAGCTTTTTGTCAAGATCGAGGATTATTACCTAAAAATACCCTCAATAATGCTCATGATCACAAAGATCCTTATAACCCTAGACCTATCTGGGATAATTATAAATCAGTATTTTCTTGGGTTGATAAAGGCAATGAAGATCCACCGATTCCGGGTTATAATGGGGGATTATTTGAACATGATCCGTTATTAGATGAACAGTTAACGGTTCCTGACCCCCTTTGTACACAACTCAAAAATTTAACGAAATATGACTTTGAAACAGAAGTTTCTGTTGATATTTTAGGGCATATTTTTGAACAATCGATTACGGATTTAGAAGCTTTAAAAGCTAAAACTCAAAACCAAGATTTTAACCAAAAATCAGGGAAACGCAAAACCCAAGGGATTTTTTATACTCCAGCCTTTATTACTCAATATATTGTGCAGGTTGCCTTGGGAGGGTATCTCAAACAAAAAGAAGATGAATTGCGCGATCGCTTTCAATTAAATACTACCACAAAAATAACTAAAAAGCAACAAAAACAGGCAGAAATTGAATTTTGGCAAACCTATCGAGATCAAGTTTTAAAACAAACCAAAGTTTGTGACCCCGCTTGCGGTTCTGGAGCATTTTTAATCGCGGCTTTTGATTATTTATTCCAAGATTATCAACGAGTTAATCAAGCCTTATCTTCCCTAGTAACAACATCAGAACCAGAGTTAGAACGTTTAGATACAATGATTTTAACTCAAAATTTATATGGAGTTGATTTATCGGCGGAGTCGGTCGAAATTACTAAATTATCGTTATGGTTAAAAACGGCTGAACCTGGAAAATCCTTAACCGATTTAGATCATAATATTAAACAAGGTAATTCTATCATTGCTGATGCTGACTTTACGGAAAAACCCTTTAACTGGGAAACAGAATTTCCTGAAGTTTTTGCTCAGGGGGGTTTTGATGTGGTGATTGGAAATCCTCCCTATGTCCGACAAGAATTATTATCCTCGATAAAACCCTATTTAAAAGATCATTATCAATCCTATAATGGAGTGGCTGATTTATATGCTTATTTCTATGAAAAAGGGTTAAATATCCTCAAACCCGCCGGAAAATTATCTTATATTGTTACGAATAAATGGTTAAAAGCAGGTTATGGAGAACCCTTGCGTCGGTTTTTTATTGAAAATAGCATTTTTGAGCAAATTATTGATTTTGGACACGCCCCAATTTTTGAGGATGCAGATACTTTTCCCTGTATTATATCCGTTTATAAATCTTACCCTTCTCAAGAGTTAGCAACTAAAACAGAGGTTAAACTTTGTTCAGTCCCTAGAGAAAAATTAACCAATATTAACTTAACTCAATATGTCCATAATGAAGGTTATGATGTTGCTTGGTCAAGATTTACAGCCGAATATTGGAGTTTAGAACGTCCCGACGTTGAGGAGTTAATGAAGAAAATTCAGCGTGTGGGAATTCCTCTTAAAGATTTTGCAGGAGTTAAACCGTTATATGGGATTAAAACCGGGTTAAATGAAGCATTTTTAATTGATGATGAAACTAAAAATAAAATTGTTCAAGCTGATCCAAAATCTGCCGAAATTATTAAACCTTATTTACGAGGTCAAGATATTAAACGGTGGAGTCCAGAATGGCAAAATTTATGGATGATTTATACTAACTCCGAAGTTGATATTAATTCTTATCCCAGTGTCAAACAACATTTAAGTCAATATAAGGATAAATTAGAAAAGAGAGCTAGTAAACAAATTTGGTGGCAAATAGAAGCTTCTCCGACCTATTACCAGAATTTTTTAGATCCAAAACTAATTATCCAACGCATAGCATTTTATCCTAGAATAGCTTTTGATGATCAGAGTTTATTTATTAATGATTCAGCTTTAATTATTCCGAGCGATAATTATTGGATATTGGGATGTCTGAACTCTCCTGCTAATTGGTATTTAAGCTTTCGTTGTCTACCCCATAAAAAAGATGAAGCATTAGCAATGGATATTCCTTATGTTCAAAATTTTCCTATTGCACCACTGACTAATATAATGTCTGTCGAGTATGATTGTATTGTCCAAAGATTAATTGAAATCACAAAAATTAATCAAACTGCTAATGATGATGTTTTAACCTGGCTACAAATTCAATATAAAGTTAAAAAAATTAGTCGAAAACTAGAAAACTTTGCCGATCTGAGTTTTGAAGAATTAATCGAAGAAGTGATCAAACAATTACCCAAAAGTAAATCATCTGACCCTTTAGGAGTCAAAGGATTAAAATCCATACGAGAAGCTTATCAAGAATATGTACCCGCCATTCAATCTCGCAAACAAGAAGCTTTAACCTTAGAAAAACGGTTATCAGATTTAGTGAATCAAGCTTATCAATTAACCCCTGAAGAAATCGAATTAATGTGGAAAACAGCACCCCCTAGAATGCCTTTTTATCCCCATTCATAA
- a CDS encoding ATP-binding protein, whose translation MINPNRSRSPTPLEAYSNSPELGEFLQQKRLNFTGRNFVFDAIKQFINRYSRGYFTLVGYPGMGKTAILVQLLNLYPDLIFTTTELDPNFSDRTLETLCHQLINRYQLTDIPLLEDSPQGGWLFSIILQKISEKLSPEQRLIIAIDGVDRIDITRQTVGSNLLYLPRYLPEKVYFILSRRPYLKIKSGLLTETPSQILDLSNYSSENQQDIQAYLQLFIHNPGFQASLNRWQIQPELGLEWLKINSENNFKYISEWIAFLMSDLSSFSPLQEHSETANLFQHITPSRLTAYYQSLWQQMTAGNPTELQLKIIAGLSQNQQGITLEAIAQQFNEDEYDIELILENWIEFLQIEMINNEIYYRLYHSHFRDFFKKL comes from the coding sequence ATGATCAATCCTAATCGCTCTCGTTCTCCGACTCCTCTTGAGGCCTATTCCAATTCACCGGAATTGGGGGAATTTTTGCAACAAAAACGCCTGAATTTCACAGGCAGAAACTTTGTTTTTGATGCCATCAAACAGTTTATTAACCGCTATTCACGGGGATATTTTACCCTGGTGGGTTATCCAGGTATGGGAAAAACTGCCATTCTGGTGCAGTTGCTTAACCTGTATCCCGATCTAATTTTTACGACAACAGAATTAGACCCGAATTTCAGCGATCGCACCTTGGAAACTCTCTGCCATCAGTTAATTAATCGCTATCAATTAACCGATATTCCCTTACTGGAAGATTCCCCCCAGGGCGGTTGGTTATTCTCAATTATTTTACAAAAAATTAGCGAAAAATTATCCCCCGAACAACGGTTAATCATTGCCATTGATGGAGTTGATCGCATTGACATCACCCGTCAAACCGTCGGGTCAAATCTTTTATATTTACCCCGTTATTTACCCGAAAAAGTCTATTTTATTCTCTCCCGTCGTCCCTATCTAAAAATCAAATCGGGGTTATTAACCGAAACCCCTAGCCAAATCTTAGATTTAAGCAATTATTCCTCAGAAAATCAACAGGATATTCAAGCTTATTTACAGCTTTTTATTCATAATCCTGGCTTTCAAGCAAGTTTAAATCGATGGCAAATTCAACCGGAACTAGGATTAGAATGGCTCAAAATTAATAGCGAAAATAACTTTAAATATATTTCAGAATGGATTGCTTTTTTGATGTCCGATTTATCTTCTTTTTCTCCCCTTCAGGAGCATTCAGAAACCGCAAATCTATTCCAACACATAACCCCGTCCCGGCTAACCGCCTATTATCAAAGCCTTTGGCAACAAATGACCGCAGGAAACCCAACGGAATTACAATTAAAAATCATTGCAGGTTTAAGCCAAAATCAGCAAGGTATTACCCTAGAAGCGATCGCCCAACAATTCAATGAGGATGAATATGATATTGAATTAATCTTAGAAAATTGGATCGAATTTCTGCAAATTGAAATGATTAATAATGAAATCTATTATCGGTTATATCATTCCCATTTTCGAGATTTTTTTAAGAAACTATAG
- a CDS encoding WD40 repeat domain-containing protein yields MSSRTLTGHQDWVRAVAISPKGEWLVSASDDNTLKLWDVATGQEMITFWGDGGFNCCAFTPDGQKIVAGDSLGQIHILEIVGLY; encoded by the coding sequence GTGTCAAGTCGTACCCTCACCGGACATCAGGATTGGGTAAGGGCAGTGGCCATCAGTCCCAAAGGGGAGTGGTTGGTTTCTGCTTCAGACGATAACACCCTGAAACTGTGGGATGTGGCTACCGGACAGGAGATGATCACCTTTTGGGGCGATGGTGGCTTTAACTGTTGTGCTTTCACACCCGATGGTCAAAAGATTGTGGCGGGTGACAGCTTGGGGCAGATACACATTTTAGAAATTGTGGGTCTTTATTAG
- a CDS encoding RNA-guided endonuclease InsQ/TnpB family protein → MDDMTKITRTIKLKFVDLNRCKAQVFEQMTAENTRVANKLLSLPIKERRKMTTAKIMSELKSALVNQVIRHTTSPTGRKTKQYKVLPVEVNNQNWKLTLKGNTYSISFPTLKGEKRIPIEVASPHWQPVLDGLLEGTIQGGSFKLIKHRNKWYAYLSITEDVPEVKTEKRLGCDRGQNNLAVVAPKQGFGKFFNGQSVKHRRRYFQQRRKQLQEAKKFRALKKWDKKERRWMDAINHTISRRIVRFAEYHNADVVIEDLEGCRSTMKQSQKSRSDSGESRHNWSYYSLEQKLNYKLALKGLKLIKRPAPYTSKSCSTCGFIGKRNRHDFNCPNGHYHNSDLNAAKNLAQWDGFSCQLDLQRDASVMDSSGLTDGVLGTPLNSVNTVKQEYIQLSLLDWTRYENPTPLA, encoded by the coding sequence ATGGATGACATGACAAAAATAACTCGGACGATTAAATTGAAATTCGTGGATCTCAACCGTTGTAAAGCTCAGGTGTTTGAGCAAATGACGGCAGAAAACACACGGGTTGCCAACAAGCTGTTGTCATTGCCGATTAAAGAACGGCGTAAAATGACAACAGCTAAAATTATGTCCGAGTTAAAATCTGCCCTTGTTAACCAAGTAATCCGACATACCACATCACCCACAGGTCGTAAAACCAAACAATATAAAGTTCTTCCTGTGGAAGTTAACAACCAAAACTGGAAGTTAACCCTAAAAGGGAATACTTATTCAATTAGTTTTCCAACCCTTAAAGGTGAAAAAAGAATTCCCATTGAAGTTGCATCTCCCCATTGGCAACCTGTTTTAGACGGATTGTTAGAGGGAACAATTCAAGGGGGTTCTTTTAAATTAATTAAACATCGAAATAAGTGGTATGCCTATCTGTCAATTACTGAGGATGTTCCAGAAGTTAAGACGGAGAAAAGATTAGGATGTGACCGAGGACAGAATAATTTAGCGGTAGTTGCACCTAAACAGGGTTTTGGTAAGTTCTTTAATGGTCAAAGCGTTAAGCATCGGAGACGTTATTTTCAACAACGAAGAAAACAACTTCAAGAAGCTAAAAAGTTTCGAGCATTAAAGAAATGGGACAAAAAAGAACGACGATGGATGGATGCAATCAATCATACAATCAGCCGTCGAATTGTTCGTTTTGCCGAATACCATAATGCTGATGTTGTTATTGAGGATTTAGAAGGATGTCGAAGCACAATGAAACAGAGCCAAAAATCTCGTTCTGATTCCGGTGAATCTCGACATAATTGGTCTTATTATTCTTTGGAACAGAAACTTAATTATAAGTTGGCTCTTAAAGGATTGAAATTAATTAAAAGACCTGCGCCATACACTTCCAAATCCTGTTCAACCTGTGGTTTTATTGGTAAAAGAAATCGACATGATTTCAATTGCCCTAATGGTCACTACCATAACTCTGATTTGAATGCTGCGAAAAACCTAGCTCAATGGGACGGTTTTTCTTGTCAGTTAGACCTACAGAGAGATGCTTCTGTAATGGATTCATCCGGTTTAACTGATGGGGTGCTTGGCACACCCCTGAACTCGGTGAATACAGTCAAACAAGAGTATATTCAACTGTCTCTGCTTGACTGGACTAGATACGAGAATCCCACCCCTTTAGCGTAG
- the tnpA gene encoding IS200/IS605 family transposase: MTENQYRRKNTSVSLINYHFVFCPKRRKRVLVNGVSRRLEEIIYQKAKELECDVLALEIMPDHVHLFISCHPLIAPHQIMFRIKGASSRILRKEFPHLLKLPSLWSRSYYCGTAGSVSSETIKKYIANQNSH; encoded by the coding sequence ATGACAGAAAATCAATATAGAAGAAAAAACACATCAGTTAGTCTGATCAACTATCATTTTGTCTTTTGCCCAAAAAGGAGGAAAAGGGTGTTGGTTAACGGAGTGAGCAGAAGATTAGAGGAAATTATCTACCAAAAAGCAAAAGAGCTAGAATGTGATGTCCTAGCTCTGGAGATAATGCCTGATCATGTGCATTTATTTATTAGTTGTCACCCTTTGATTGCTCCACATCAAATTATGTTCAGAATCAAAGGGGCATCATCAAGAATATTAAGAAAAGAATTTCCTCATTTACTTAAACTACCTTCTTTGTGGAGTCGAAGCTATTATTGTGGGACGGCTGGTTCTGTTTCTAGTGAAACTATCAAAAAGTATATTGCTAACCAAAACTCTCACTAG